From one Lolium rigidum isolate FL_2022 chromosome 4, APGP_CSIRO_Lrig_0.1, whole genome shotgun sequence genomic stretch:
- the LOC124706818 gene encoding trithorax group protein osa isoform X1, with translation MTANQQAGEALAAHISGLTRPDMYDLMSQTKAMIEHDQERARRMLVENPEVTRALFRAQVVLGMVKTPKAEKPSDMAQPTVAQITPPAPVKATVKDHVNMSQTQLPTNHKNLQPSGPFPPGTSNLTTSLDLPPMPANPAQAKGYPINHMISASAPQSSHHPNVTMPPHAPPQYSNVPSHMPIVHSQPQQPLQNPGMFNQQLQPPLPQLPRPPSMQAYTHQMHQQVPNSFGQHMLQQPMYHPGGNPQNSYYTGQQQLTNQPPPLPNQPPPQLYQQGQANSHVNSHYNSQSMQVDRSAPWGRGNQEASSAASHFPGQFPGLPGQMAQGIGTAQTGRPEAPLTADMEKMLVQQVLSMSPEQINMLPPEQRQQVLQLRDMLRQ, from the exons ATGACGGCGAATCAGCAGGCGGGCGAAGCCCTGGCGGCCCACATCTCCGGCTTGACCCGCCCCGATATGTACGACCTGATGTCCCAGACGAAG GCCATGATCGAGCACGACCAGGAGAGGGCGCGCCGAATGCTCGTCGAGAACCCAGAAGTCACCCGCGCGCTTTTCCGG GCCCAAGTAGTTCTCGGAATGGTGAAAACACCTAAAGCT GAAAAACCTTCAGACATGGCACAACCAACAGTTGCTCAGATAACTCCTCCTGCACCCGTTAAAGCTACAGTGAAAGATCATGTTAACATGTCCCAAACCCAGTTACCTACCAATCACAAGAATTTGCAACCTTCTGGCCCTTTTCCACCTGGGACTTCAAATCTGACAACATCTTTGGACCTTCCTCCTATGCCAGCAAACCCAGCACAAGCAAAAGGATAccctatcaatcatatgatttctGCATCAGCACCCCAGTCATCTCACCATCCAAATGTTACCATGCCTCCTCATGCTCCTCCACAGTATTCAAATGTGCCTTCCCATATGCCGATCGTTCATAGTCAGCCGCAACAACCTCTGCAAAATCCTGGAATGTTTAACCAGCAACTACAGCCACCGTTGCCCCAGTTGCCTAGGCCACCTTCCATGCAGGCCTATACACATCAGATGCATCAGCAAGTACCTAATTCATTTGgtcagcacatgctgcaacaaccAATGTATCAT CCAGGTGGGAATCCACAAAATTCTTATTATACAGGTCAACAACAATTAACAAACCAGCCACCACCGTTGCCTAACCAGCCACCGCCACAGCTATACCAG cAGGGACAGGCCAATTCACATGTTAACTCACACTACAATTCTCAAAGTATGCAAGTCGATAGATCAGCTCCATGGGGACGTGGCAACCAAGAAGCATCGTCAGCTGCCTCCCATTTCCCTGGACAATTCCCAGGTCTACCTGGACAGATGGCCCAGGGGATTGGTACCGCCCAGACGGGTCGCCCAGAAGCACCT TTGACAGCTGACATGGAAAAGATGCTAGTACAGCAAGTCTTGAGCATGTCGCCAGAACAGATCAATATGCTGCCTCCGGAACAACGGCAGCAGGTGCTTCAACTACGAGACATGCTACGGCAATGA
- the LOC124706818 gene encoding cleavage stimulating factor 64 isoform X2 — translation MTANQQAGEALAAHISGLTRPDMYDLMSQTKAMIEHDQERARRMLVENPEVTRALFRAQVVLGMVKTPKAEKPSDMAQPTVAQITPPAPVKATVKDHVNMSQTQLPTNHKNLQPSGPFPPGTSNLTTSLDLPPMPANPAQAKGYPINHMISASAPQSSHHPNVTMPPHAPPQYSNVPSHMPIVHSQPQQPLQNPGMFNQQLQPPLPQLPRPPSMQAYTHQMHQQVPNSFGQHMLQQPMYHPGGNPQNSYYTGQQQLTNQPPPLPNQPPPQLYQGQANSHVNSHYNSQSMQVDRSAPWGRGNQEASSAASHFPGQFPGLPGQMAQGIGTAQTGRPEAPLTADMEKMLVQQVLSMSPEQINMLPPEQRQQVLQLRDMLRQ, via the exons ATGACGGCGAATCAGCAGGCGGGCGAAGCCCTGGCGGCCCACATCTCCGGCTTGACCCGCCCCGATATGTACGACCTGATGTCCCAGACGAAG GCCATGATCGAGCACGACCAGGAGAGGGCGCGCCGAATGCTCGTCGAGAACCCAGAAGTCACCCGCGCGCTTTTCCGG GCCCAAGTAGTTCTCGGAATGGTGAAAACACCTAAAGCT GAAAAACCTTCAGACATGGCACAACCAACAGTTGCTCAGATAACTCCTCCTGCACCCGTTAAAGCTACAGTGAAAGATCATGTTAACATGTCCCAAACCCAGTTACCTACCAATCACAAGAATTTGCAACCTTCTGGCCCTTTTCCACCTGGGACTTCAAATCTGACAACATCTTTGGACCTTCCTCCTATGCCAGCAAACCCAGCACAAGCAAAAGGATAccctatcaatcatatgatttctGCATCAGCACCCCAGTCATCTCACCATCCAAATGTTACCATGCCTCCTCATGCTCCTCCACAGTATTCAAATGTGCCTTCCCATATGCCGATCGTTCATAGTCAGCCGCAACAACCTCTGCAAAATCCTGGAATGTTTAACCAGCAACTACAGCCACCGTTGCCCCAGTTGCCTAGGCCACCTTCCATGCAGGCCTATACACATCAGATGCATCAGCAAGTACCTAATTCATTTGgtcagcacatgctgcaacaaccAATGTATCAT CCAGGTGGGAATCCACAAAATTCTTATTATACAGGTCAACAACAATTAACAAACCAGCCACCACCGTTGCCTAACCAGCCACCGCCACAGCTATACCAG GGACAGGCCAATTCACATGTTAACTCACACTACAATTCTCAAAGTATGCAAGTCGATAGATCAGCTCCATGGGGACGTGGCAACCAAGAAGCATCGTCAGCTGCCTCCCATTTCCCTGGACAATTCCCAGGTCTACCTGGACAGATGGCCCAGGGGATTGGTACCGCCCAGACGGGTCGCCCAGAAGCACCT TTGACAGCTGACATGGAAAAGATGCTAGTACAGCAAGTCTTGAGCATGTCGCCAGAACAGATCAATATGCTGCCTCCGGAACAACGGCAGCAGGTGCTTCAACTACGAGACATGCTACGGCAATGA